The segment AGGAGCCGGGTTTCGCCCCGGCGGGCAATCTACTTTCTGCTGCCAGAAAGTAGGCAAAGAGCCGCATCCCTACTATCCACGACCCTTCGGCTGCGCCTGCGGGCAACCTGCGCCGTCAAGCTCTTGGGGCTGCGCGGCCCAACTCACTGCGTGCCTGCGGCACTTCGTACAAACAAACGGCCGCAAGTCAGATGACGATGCAGTTGCACTCTGCGGTGCAACTGCCAGCCCCAAGAACTTGCCGTCGCAGACGTGGGCACAAGGGGCGAGATACCGAATGCGGGCAGCCAGATAGCTTCTTTATCGTTTTAATAGCTGCTACCCAAGGTGGAATAAGCACTAGAAGCTAATTTCGTCACAAATCAGGCAGGCCGTCCGTTCCCGGTTTCCACCCCTTGTGTCTGTGCCTGCGGCACGCGGTTCAGGCTGCGGGCAACGCTGCCGAAGGACAGCGTTGCTTCGTCATCTGAATTGCCGCCGTTTGTCTGAGCGAAGCGGCAAAGCCGCCCAGCGAGTTGGGCGGCACCGCAGACTGAATTGCGTGACGCAGGTTTGCCCGTAGCGCAGCGCAGGGACGCAGACAGTAGGGGGCGTGTTCTTTTGCCTTCTTTGCTTGCACGAGCAAGAAAAGAAGGTCGCCAGCCGGGGCGAGACCCGGCCTCTGTCGCTGGCGACATGGCAAGATTAATTTGCCGCCAGTCGCGCTTAAGAGTCGCCACCTTCCCGTCCCCGCAAAAACGTCTGACTCATCAACGCCCGCAGCGCAGGCGGCCTCACCGGCTTGGCCAAAAATCCCCAGCCGCGCTCTGCCGCTTGGCGGCGCAGGGTACTGTCGCCCTCGGCTGTGAGCAAGATGACGGGTGGCTGCTGGCCCCAGCGCTCGCAAAGTTGGGCGTAGACATCGGGACCATAGAGTTGGCCCAGATGCACGTCTAGCAGCACCAGTTGCGGCGCGTTGCCGGGCTGGGCAAACGCCAGTGCTTCTGGCGCATTGGCGGCCAGCGGTACTTCGCAGCCCCAGCGCTGCAGCAGGGCGCAGGTGGCGTCGCGTGTGGCGGGGTCGTCTTCGACGTACCAGACCGCAGCGCCTTGCAGGGGGCTGTCGCTGCGCGTGCTCGGCGATGGTTCTTGCAGTGCGGGTGCGACTGCCGCAGCGTTGCCCAAAGGCACGCTCACCCAAAAGACACTGCCTTTGCCAAGGGTGGAGCGCAGGCCAATTTCATGGCCCAGCAGCTTGCCTAGGCGCTCCACAATGGCAAGCCCTAAGCCTGTGCCGCGGTCGTCGGCGTGGCCTTCGTCTAGGCGGCGAAATTCTTCAAAAACTTCTTTTTGCAGGGCTGCTGGAATGCCGGGGCCTTGGTCATGAACTTCAATGCGGATATGGTCGCCATGGGGCCTGCTCTCACGGCGGCAGCCCACAACGATGCGGCCTGTGCGTGAGTAACGGATGGCGTTGGAGACAAAGTTCTGCAGGATGCGGCGCAGCAGGGCTTCATCGCTGCGCACGACAAGGCGGCTGGGCACGCTGTGCAAAAGCAGACCCTCGTGCTCGGCCTGCAGGACAAAGTTGTTGTGCACCACTTCCAGCAAGGAGCTCAGAGCAAAGTCGCGCACACGCACTTCAAGCTGGCCTGATTCCATGCGCGAGATATCGAGCAAGCTGGTGAGAATGGCGTCTTGCGATGCCAAAGACTTATCCACCCGCTGGGCTAGTTGGCGCCCGGCTTCGTCGTGCAAATGGGCGGGCAGCAAGCTGGTGAAGATGCGCGCGGCATTGAGCGGCTGCAGCAGATCGTGCACGGCGGAGGCGACAAAGCGGGTTTTGTAGCGGTTGGCGCGCTCTGCTTCTTGCTTGGCTTGGGCCAGATCGTGGGTGCGTTCGGCAATGCGCTGCTCTAACGTGTCGGCCAGATTGCGCAGCTCACGCGCCGTGTTTTTGTAGCTGGTGATGTCGGCATAGCTGGTGACAAAGCCGCCATCGGGCAGGGGGTTGCCGCGAATCTCCAGCACCGTGCCATCGCCCTTGGCACTTTCATGCAGATGGGCGTTGCCGCTGCGCAAATGCTCCAAGCGCCGCTGCACGGCCCGGTCCACATCGCCCTTGCCCAGCAGCCCGCGCTTGGCGTTGTGGCGTATCAGGGCTTCAATGGGCTGGCCCACGCGCATCAGGCTCGGTGGGTAGCGAAACAGCTCGACATAGCGCGAGTTCCATGCAACCAGCCGCAGCAGCGGGTCAACCACCACCACGCCTTGGGGCAGGTGCTGCAGGCTGCGCGAGAGGCCGGTGTCGGCCTGCTTGGCGGCTTGAACAATGCCGTCTTGTGCGGTGCGCAGCTCTTGGGCGTGCTGGTTGAGGACGGTCTCCAGCTCTTTGCGGCTGCGTTGGCGCAGGCTTGCCAGCCGCTGGCGCTGGCGGATGTAGAGCACCAGCAGCGATGCAGCCAGCCACAGCCCGCCAGCGCTTAGCGCGGCCCAGCGGCTGGCGGCTTGGCTTTGCGTGATGTCATGCAGCAGGTGCAACTGCCAAGCACTATTGGGCAAGTTGGTGCGCAGCCAGAGCACGGAGTCACTGAGCTTAGGTTGGCTAAAGGAGGCCAGCACGCCTTCATTGCCCTGTGCGGCGGGGCTGATGCGGTAGCTCAGCGCTTGCAGGGTTTGATCTGCGTATTGCTGCGTGTCTTGTATGTGCTGTGCGGCTTTGGCAGACAGGGGCTGGAGCAGGCCATAGCGCCATTCATCGCGGTTGGCGAGAAAGAGCACGCCGTTTTCGTCTGATGCAAGCACGATATCGGGTGACTGACGCCACTCACCTTCTAGCTCTTGGAGAATGATTTTGATAGCAATGAGCCCAATCACCGTGCCGTCATCTGCGCGAATGGCCTGAGATAAAAAGTAGCCGGGCAAGCCGGTCGTCAAGCCAATGCCGTAAAAGCGCCCGCTGCCTTGGCTTAGCGCCTGCGTGACATAGGGGCGAAAGCTGTAATCCTCGCCCACGTTGCTGCGCGCGTCGCGCCAGTTGCTGGAGGCTAGCGCCATGCCATGCTTGTCGATGAGGGTGAGGGTGGAGGAGTGGCTAGCGCCGTTGGCCAGCTCTAGCTTGCGATTGATGACATCCACATCGGCTGCGCTCAAGGGCTGGCTGAGGGCGTTTTTAAGCTCGGTGTCTAGCGCCAGCACCTTGGGCAGGGTGCGGTAGCGGTCCACGCGCTGCACCATGGCTTGGGCGTAGAGCGTGAGCTGGCGTTGCACGCCTTGACTTTCTTTTTGCAGCGAGGTTTGCAGCGCAATATGGCTGGCAGCCCACATGCTCAGCAGCATGCCGCTGAGCACGATGAATAGCGTCAGCAGCAGGCGGTGGCGCACAAGTCTTCGAAAAAATGGGGGCACAGAGCGAAGCAGTTGGGTGAGAGGGTGGGTCAGAGGGGCGATGAGGCAGAGATCCAGTGTGGGCGGCCAAGCGCGGCAGAGGTGATTGTCAAGCACTAGGGATTTCCCTAGGTTTGCGCTCGCTCTCCTAGGGAGTGAGGCTGCATCTAATACCAATGGGTTATCGGTAAAAAAGCGTTACGGACGTACAAACCGGGCATTGGCACCCAAGAGGTGCATTTGTTTTTGGACTCACCCTCCAGTTTTCCGGAAATTTTTGTATGCATGTACCTGCTCAGGCAATGACCAAGCTCAAGCTGCCGTTTTACCGCCAGCTTTACTTTCAAGTCGTCGCCGCCATCGTGGCTGGCATTTTGCTGGGTCACTTTGAGCCCGCTTACGGCGCGGCGATGAAGCCTTTTGGCGACGCTTTCATCAAGCTGATCAAGATGATCATTGCCCCGGTGATCTTCTTGACCATCGTGACCGGCATTGCTGGCATGACCCAGCTGAGCAGCGTCTCACGCGTGTTCGGCAAGGCCATGGCGTACTTCCTGACCTTCTCCACGCTGGCGCTGATCGTCGGCATGATCGTGGCCAATGTGTTCCAGCCCGGCGCTGGCATGCACATCAACCCCGCTGATCTGGATCAGAAGGCCGTGCAAGGCTTTGTGAACAAGACGCACGACATGACGCTGACCGCGTTTGTACTGGACATCATCCCCAAGACATTGATTAGCCCGTTTGTGGGTGACAACATCTTGCAAGTGCTGCTGGTGGCCGTGCTGTTTGGCGTGTCTCTGGCCATGGTGGGTGCGTCTGGCAAGCCGGTTTTGAACTTCCTCGAATCCCTGACCGGCCCCATCTTCAAGCTGGTCAACATCGTGATGAAGGCCGCTCCTATCGGCGCTTTCGGTGCCATGGCTTTCACGATTGGTAAGTTCGGTCTGTCCTCGCTGGTGAATCTGGCGGAGTTGGTGGCGGCTTTCTACATCACCTCGTTCCTGTTTATTACCGTGATCTTGGGCATCGTGGCGCGTGTGTGCGGCTTCTCGGTCTTCAAGCTGTGCCGCTATCTGAAGGCAGAAATTTTGCTGGTGCTGGGCACTTCGTCTTCGGAGTCGGCTCTGCCATCGCTGATGGAAAAGATGGAAAAGGCCGGTTGCAAGAAGTCGGTGGTGGGCTTGGTGGTTCCTACCGGTTACTCGTTCAACCTGGACGGCACCAACATCTATATGACGCTGGCTGCGCTGTTCATCGCTCAGGCTTGCGACGTAGATCTGAGCTTGGGCCAGCAAATCATGCTGCTGCTGGTGGCCATGCTGTCGTCCAAGGGCGCGGCAGGCGTGTCGGGTGCGGGCTTCATCACCCTGGCCGCAACGCTGGCCGTGGTGCCTGAAGTACCCGTAGCCGGTATGGCGCTGATCTTGGGTGTGGACCGATTCATGTCTGAGTGCCGCTCCATCACCAACTTCATCGGCAACGCTGTGGCGACTGTGGTGGTGTCCAAGTGGGAAAAGGCTGTGGACATGAAGCAGCTGAACGCGGTACTCGATGGCCAGGCTGTGCCTGAACCAACTGCTGTGAAAGCTTGATAAAGCCTCGCGCTGAATAACAAAAGCCCTGCTCGAAAGATCAGGGCTTTTTTGTTGCCTAGTCCAATCAAATAAAGGACATGTAGCTATTGTTTAAGAAGTTTTTGTGGGTTTTAAGCAGCCGTATTGAGTAACTCATGCGCCGCCAACACGCGCAGCGTGTCTCGTCCCAAACTCTTGCTGCGTGGCAAAATGCGCACCCAGCTCAGCTTTTTAACGGTGCCTGCCAGCACTTGCTGGGCATCGCCGGGCAGTTGCTTAACAAAGGCCAGCCAAAGCGCTTTTGCCTGCTCCATAGCGCCTGCTTGCTGCAAAAACAGCGCGGTGGATTGGGCGTAGTTCAGTGCATCACGCGCCATGCACACGGCACGGGGCAGGTGGGCAGCGGGGTCGTCTTCAAAGTCGATAAAGCCAATTACGCCATCAGCGCAGACCACCATGTTGCGCGCCACGGCTTGGCTAAGCACCTCACCTTGGTTGTGCACGTTGTGAATCGCATCCAAGCCCTGTTGCCACAGTTTGAGCGTGGCGCCAGCGCCTTGGGCAATGGCGTCTTCAATGGCATTGCTCAGCGACGGTGCTTCTTGGCCGGGGCGGCCTAGGTGGCGCATCACAAAGGCTTGCTGCGTCGTGGCCAGCACTTCTGGCACGCGCAGTCCCTTGGTTTTAAAGCTGCGCAAGCGGCGTGCCTCGGTCTGAATCGACTCGGAGCCGCCGGGGTTGGGTACGGGCTGCAGCACGGGGGCGCTAAAGAGCTTGGCCAGCGTGCTGAGCAGCCAGTAGTTGAGAGCTGGGTTGCCCTTGCCTGCGCACTTGACCCATAGGGTTTCATGCGCATTGTCATAACGCATGATGTTGTGCGGCTGGTTCAGATGATCATGCAAAAATGCTTCGTAATTGATAGCTGTCTGCGCTTGATGCATCTTGGCTTGAGCGGGAATCTTCTGAAATTTCACGGCAAAGGTCTGTGGGGGGAAGGTTCTGGCCCTCTTAGGTCCAAACTCCATTGCGCAAAGGCAAGGTCTGCGATTGTGCCGCGTTGTCGGCACTGCTCGGAGCAGATGGGCGAAGAACCGGCTGGTGCAGTGGCTGAAAGCTTTGCGCCGTAGCCAGCGGCCAGTAGCTTTGAAAGACTTTGTGCTGCTGGTCCAGGTTTTTCAGCAGGCCGCCTGGCTCCACACGCATGATGAGGTTGGATAGCAAGCTGACCTGCGTATCGTCGAGCCGTCGCACGATATGGTGAGCCGTGATCTCATTGGGGTGCTTGAGGCCCGCGGCCTGCACCAACTCTTGCAACGCGTGCAGCGTGTTTTTATGAAAATTGGCCACGCGCGTGGCTTTGTCGGGCACTACCAGCGCTTGCTGGCGCACGGGGTCTTGCGTGGTCACGCCCGTAGGGCAGGTGCCGGTGTGGCAGCTTTGCGCCTGAATGCAGCCCAGCGCCATCATGAAGCCGCGCCCAGAGTTACACCAGTCAGCGCCTAGAGCCATCATGCGGGCAATATCAAATGCAGTGATGACCTTGCCCGCCGCGCCAATTTTGATGCGGTGGCGCAGGCTCACGCCCAGCAGCGTGTTGTGTACCAGCAGCAAGCCTTCTTGAAGCGGCACGCCCACGTGATCGACAAACTCCACAGGTGCAGCGCCCGTGCCGCCTTCGGCCCCATCTACGACGATGAAGTCTGGCGTGATGTTGGTCTCCAGCATGGCTTTGACAATGGCAAACCACTCCCACGGGTGGCCCACGCAGAACTTAAAGCCCGTGGGCTTGCCACCCGACAGGCGCCGCAGCTTGCCTATGAACTGCATCAGCTCCACAGGGGTGGAAAATGCGCTGTGGCTAGAGGGCGAAATACAGTCCACACCCACAGGGATGCCGCGCGCTGCTGCAATCTCAGGAGTGACCTTGGCCCCGGGGAGCATCCCGCCGTGGCCGGGCTTGGCGCCTTGGCTTAGCTTGAGCTCAATCATCTTGACCTGCGGGTCAGCGGCGTTGGTAGTGAATTTTTCCTCGCTAAACGTGCCGTCCGCATTGCGGCAGCCAAAGTAGCCGGAAGCCACTTCCCAGATCAGGTCGCCGCCATGCTGGCGGTGGTATTGGCTGATGGAGCCTTCGCCTGTGTCGTGAATAAAACCGCCCATCTTGGCGCCTTGGTTTAGCGCCTGAATGGCGTTACCCGATAGCGCGCCAAAGCTCATGGCCGAGATGTTGAAGACGCTGGCGTGATAGGGGCGGGTGCTGGGCTCGTGGCCTTCTTGCGCCTGATCTGGCGTGCCGCCAATCCACACCCGAAAGTCGTGCGAGCCTAGCTTGCTGGGCTGCATGGAGTGATTCACCCACTCATAGCCTTGTTGGCTGACATCGAGCTGGGTGCCGAAGGGGCGGTTATCGACTTGGCCTTTGGCGCGTTGATAAACCAAGGAGCGCTGAGCGCGTGAGAAAGGTTGAGCCTCGTTGTCGCCCTCTATAAAGTACTGACGAATCTCAGGACGGATGAACTCAAACAAGAAGCGAAAGTGACCCATGATGGGGTAGTTGCGCAAGATGGCATGGGGCTTTTGCAGTAAATCCCAAATGCCCAGTAATACGAGTAAAGCCGAGGCAATCAGCCACCACAGGCCTTTGCCAGCCGTCATCTGCGTATACAGCGAGACCACTAAAACGAGTGCCGACGCGATGAGTACGCCGTAGCGCAAAGGCAAGCTATTGAGAACACGATTCACTGCAGATACTCCCTTGGCAGAGGGTGTTGATGGCAGCCCGCTAAAATTCAGGCCTGTCTGGGCACATCCGCATTGGATGCCTTAGCCCCTTATTCCATCGCCCGGTTCTGCTCTTCGATAGTGTTGAAACCAGTCCGGGCCATCATAAAAGCCTTTCCCTATGCAAGAACAAGCAAACAATCCCGCCGTAGAAGATGAGGCATCCGCCGACATGCCTGAGGGCGCACTGAGCAACGATCAGCTCGAAGAGCTGGATGCGCTGCTCGACGAAATGCGCACCCGTGGCGACGAAATCCCTCAGTGGGAGTTCTGCGATGGTTTCCTGACCGCGCTGGTGTGCACACGCCGCCCCATTGAAGCCGCTGAATACCTGCCCATGCTGCTGGGCGACGGCGAGTCGCTGGATGTGGCTGCTGGCCAGCCCCTGCCCAAGCTGGAAGCCTTCAAGGACGAAGCCCAGCAAGCCCGCTTCATGGAGTTGTTTGAGCTGCGCCTGAACGAAGTGCGCACCCAGCTCAACACCGACATCAAGTCTTTGGCTGACGACGTGGCCTTCCAGCCCGAAGCACTGGACACCCGCGGTGCTATCTTGATCCTGCCCGAAGCGGAGCAGGCCGAGCTGGCTGGCGAAGAGATCCCTTCCTTCTCACAAGTGTGGGCGCTGGGCTTTATGTTCGTGGTGGAAAACTGGCCAGAAGAGTGGGCCGCTCCCCGCGACAAGGAAGCCGCTCAGTGGCTGGACGCCGCCATGGAGTTCATCGTCAACCTGACCGAAGACGACACCGACACGCCTGCGCTGAATCTGTACGAAGAATCCGGCCCCGCATCGACCAGCCAAGAGCGTGTGGACGCCTTCGGCGAAGCTATCTGGGCCGTCTATGACCTGCACCGCCTGTGGAAGAGCATGGGCCCGCGCCAGGAAACCATCGTCAAGGGCGAGCAAATCGGCCGTAACGATCCTTGCCACTGCGGCAGCGGCAAGAAGTTCAAGAAGTGCCACGGTGCTTAACTAGAGCGACCCCCTGAGCGGCGTTGCCGCTTCCCCCAAGGGGGACAGCAGCATTGCCGCGGGGACGGCCCTTGCTTGCAGCCTCTGACGCGTCAGAGGTGCTGGCAAGTTTTGTGAGATGAGTTAGTTGAGTTAATGACGACGCATTTAGGTGAGCGCATACGTGCGCGGCGGCAAGAGCTGGGTTTGAGCCAAGGGCGGCTCGCTCAATTGGCGGATGTCACGGCTTCCGCCATATCGCAGATTGAATCGGGTGCCATTCGCACCCTTAAGAACGACACGCTTTCTCGTCTTGCCTTGGGCTTGCAGACCACCGCGCTGGAGCTGATGGAAGGCTTATATAGCGAGACTAAATCGCTGCCTACCGATGAGCAGCGCTTGCTGGACTGCTATAGAAAACTGGGGCCGCCTTTGCAAGATATTGCTATTAAATTGCTTAAGGCCTTGCAGTAAATTTTTGATTGCTGTGAGTTGAGTTGTGAATAAGATTTCTAAAGACCTGCAGCTGGCAGGTCTTTTTTTTTGTATTTGCTGTCGGAAGCGAGTTGGCTCGTTCGATTATGTAGGACTAAGCCTATAGTTATGTAGGATGGAAATGAAAACTGCGTAGCTTGAAATATCGCTACAGCGTGAGCCTTGTTCTGCAAGACACATTCCCATTAAGTGTGCATAGCGTAGGCCGTTGTTTTTATTGATTTTTATTGTTGTGATAATTGCTTATCAATGAAAACCAATGCTTGAAATCTATGCTAGATAAATGTTGATAGCTATTTCAAATATTTCAAGATGTTTCAGTCTGCGTAAGATCAATCCCGCGGTGGTCGAAAAGGTCGCCACAGCGATTCTTCAAACTGACTGTTCAAGGAGTTGATCATGAAAGAGCAAATCATTAAATTTTGGCGTGATGAAGAAGGTGCAACAGCTATTGAATATGGGCTGATTGCGGGGCTGATTGCGGTTGGATTGGTTGTTGCTTTAACAGCGCTTGGTGGAGACCTGAGTGCATTATTCAATCTGATCGGTACTAAGTTGCCTAAGACTTGATAGGAAATAATGTGGGAATAATTCTTCTCACTTGGCTATGCATTTCAGCAGTTTGCGATTTTATTTATCGAAAATGTTTTAACTGGATTGTGATTTTGGGATTTTTTGCGGCATTATCCAGCGCTGCGCTAATCTCAGAATCACATTCTTTAAATATCACTGTGCAGAGTAGAGTGTTTGGATTTTTATTGGCATTTATTATTTTTCTTGTATTTTATTTATTTCGGGTTATGGGTGCAGGCGACGTTAAGTTCGCTGCGGTGCTTGGTGCGTGGGTTGGTTGGGAATTAATTTTGCCAATTTGGGCTTTAAGTTGTGCTTTTTCAGTGATCCATGGGCTTGTTGTGCGCAGTAATTTGAAATACTTCCTTTCGCCTGTAATCAAGTGGCGAGATGGCTCTGAAGAGGAAGGGAGACGATTTATCCCTTACGTAACTTATTTGTCAGTAGCGGCAGTAATTGTTTTAATTCTTGATAAATAGCAGTTTATAAAGGGGGAGATATGCAATTCAAAAAACAAAAAGGCGCTGCAGCCATTGAATTTGCAATTATCTTTCCGATTTTTTTCTTGATTTTTTATGCCATCGTTACCTATGGTTTGATTTTTGCTGCGCAGCAGACCTTAACGCTGGCTGCCGCCGAAGGGGCAAGAGCCGCAGTGCGATATCCGGCACTAGCTTCAGGAAGCACCATGACAAAGCCTGCGCAACTGCAGGCCAGGCTGACTGCTGCATGTGCGAGCGCTAATGTCTC is part of the Comamonas sp. Y33R10-2 genome and harbors:
- a CDS encoding PAS-domain containing protein, coding for MLLSMWAASHIALQTSLQKESQGVQRQLTLYAQAMVQRVDRYRTLPKVLALDTELKNALSQPLSAADVDVINRKLELANGASHSSTLTLIDKHGMALASSNWRDARSNVGEDYSFRPYVTQALSQGSGRFYGIGLTTGLPGYFLSQAIRADDGTVIGLIAIKIILQELEGEWRQSPDIVLASDENGVLFLANRDEWRYGLLQPLSAKAAQHIQDTQQYADQTLQALSYRISPAAQGNEGVLASFSQPKLSDSVLWLRTNLPNSAWQLHLLHDITQSQAASRWAALSAGGLWLAASLLVLYIRQRQRLASLRQRSRKELETVLNQHAQELRTAQDGIVQAAKQADTGLSRSLQHLPQGVVVVDPLLRLVAWNSRYVELFRYPPSLMRVGQPIEALIRHNAKRGLLGKGDVDRAVQRRLEHLRSGNAHLHESAKGDGTVLEIRGNPLPDGGFVTSYADITSYKNTARELRNLADTLEQRIAERTHDLAQAKQEAERANRYKTRFVASAVHDLLQPLNAARIFTSLLPAHLHDEAGRQLAQRVDKSLASQDAILTSLLDISRMESGQLEVRVRDFALSSLLEVVHNNFVLQAEHEGLLLHSVPSRLVVRSDEALLRRILQNFVSNAIRYSRTGRIVVGCRRESRPHGDHIRIEVHDQGPGIPAALQKEVFEEFRRLDEGHADDRGTGLGLAIVERLGKLLGHEIGLRSTLGKGSVFWVSVPLGNAAAVAPALQEPSPSTRSDSPLQGAAVWYVEDDPATRDATCALLQRWGCEVPLAANAPEALAFAQPGNAPQLVLLDVHLGQLYGPDVYAQLCERWGQQPPVILLTAEGDSTLRRQAAERGWGFLAKPVRPPALRALMSQTFLRGREGGDS
- a CDS encoding dicarboxylate/amino acid:cation symporter, with translation MHVPAQAMTKLKLPFYRQLYFQVVAAIVAGILLGHFEPAYGAAMKPFGDAFIKLIKMIIAPVIFLTIVTGIAGMTQLSSVSRVFGKAMAYFLTFSTLALIVGMIVANVFQPGAGMHINPADLDQKAVQGFVNKTHDMTLTAFVLDIIPKTLISPFVGDNILQVLLVAVLFGVSLAMVGASGKPVLNFLESLTGPIFKLVNIVMKAAPIGAFGAMAFTIGKFGLSSLVNLAELVAAFYITSFLFITVILGIVARVCGFSVFKLCRYLKAEILLVLGTSSSESALPSLMEKMEKAGCKKSVVGLVVPTGYSFNLDGTNIYMTLAALFIAQACDVDLSLGQQIMLLLVAMLSSKGAAGVSGAGFITLAATLAVVPEVPVAGMALILGVDRFMSECRSITNFIGNAVATVVVSKWEKAVDMKQLNAVLDGQAVPEPTAVKA
- a CDS encoding RIO1 family regulatory kinase/ATPase produces the protein MHQAQTAINYEAFLHDHLNQPHNIMRYDNAHETLWVKCAGKGNPALNYWLLSTLAKLFSAPVLQPVPNPGGSESIQTEARRLRSFKTKGLRVPEVLATTQQAFVMRHLGRPGQEAPSLSNAIEDAIAQGAGATLKLWQQGLDAIHNVHNQGEVLSQAVARNMVVCADGVIGFIDFEDDPAAHLPRAVCMARDALNYAQSTALFLQQAGAMEQAKALWLAFVKQLPGDAQQVLAGTVKKLSWVRILPRSKSLGRDTLRVLAAHELLNTAA
- a CDS encoding FMN-binding glutamate synthase family protein is translated as MNRVLNSLPLRYGVLIASALVLVVSLYTQMTAGKGLWWLIASALLVLLGIWDLLQKPHAILRNYPIMGHFRFLFEFIRPEIRQYFIEGDNEAQPFSRAQRSLVYQRAKGQVDNRPFGTQLDVSQQGYEWVNHSMQPSKLGSHDFRVWIGGTPDQAQEGHEPSTRPYHASVFNISAMSFGALSGNAIQALNQGAKMGGFIHDTGEGSISQYHRQHGGDLIWEVASGYFGCRNADGTFSEEKFTTNAADPQVKMIELKLSQGAKPGHGGMLPGAKVTPEIAAARGIPVGVDCISPSSHSAFSTPVELMQFIGKLRRLSGGKPTGFKFCVGHPWEWFAIVKAMLETNITPDFIVVDGAEGGTGAAPVEFVDHVGVPLQEGLLLVHNTLLGVSLRHRIKIGAAGKVITAFDIARMMALGADWCNSGRGFMMALGCIQAQSCHTGTCPTGVTTQDPVRQQALVVPDKATRVANFHKNTLHALQELVQAAGLKHPNEITAHHIVRRLDDTQVSLLSNLIMRVEPGGLLKNLDQQHKVFQSYWPLATAQSFQPLHQPVLRPSAPSSADNAAQSQTLPLRNGVWT
- a CDS encoding YecA family protein, with the translated sequence MPEGALSNDQLEELDALLDEMRTRGDEIPQWEFCDGFLTALVCTRRPIEAAEYLPMLLGDGESLDVAAGQPLPKLEAFKDEAQQARFMELFELRLNEVRTQLNTDIKSLADDVAFQPEALDTRGAILILPEAEQAELAGEEIPSFSQVWALGFMFVVENWPEEWAAPRDKEAAQWLDAAMEFIVNLTEDDTDTPALNLYEESGPASTSQERVDAFGEAIWAVYDLHRLWKSMGPRQETIVKGEQIGRNDPCHCGSGKKFKKCHGA
- a CDS encoding helix-turn-helix domain-containing protein, which gives rise to MTTHLGERIRARRQELGLSQGRLAQLADVTASAISQIESGAIRTLKNDTLSRLALGLQTTALELMEGLYSETKSLPTDEQRLLDCYRKLGPPLQDIAIKLLKALQ
- a CDS encoding Flp family type IVb pilin; translated protein: MKEQIIKFWRDEEGATAIEYGLIAGLIAVGLVVALTALGGDLSALFNLIGTKLPKT
- a CDS encoding prepilin peptidase, whose amino-acid sequence is MGIILLTWLCISAVCDFIYRKCFNWIVILGFFAALSSAALISESHSLNITVQSRVFGFLLAFIIFLVFYLFRVMGAGDVKFAAVLGAWVGWELILPIWALSCAFSVIHGLVVRSNLKYFLSPVIKWRDGSEEEGRRFIPYVTYLSVAAVIVLILDK